The following nucleotide sequence is from Oscillospiraceae bacterium.
GAGAGAAGAAATATGCAAGCACTTTTTTCATGATGATTTAATCCTTTGCATGAGTTTCAATAAGCTGTCGGCGAGCAGGTCAAAGGCCTGCGGCGAGAGACCCGGCCCAACGCGTTTGACATGCTCTCCGATGATCTCGGCGATGGAGTCCTCTTTGGAGACGGCAGGGGCGTTTTTAACGGTTCTGACAAAATCGGGAAAAGAAAAAATCTGAAGCCGTTCGATATTGCGCGCTTTGGCGCGCCGCTCTAAGATTGCGAGCGCGATCTCGCGGTAACCGGCTGACGGCGAAAGACCGAATTCACGCGCGGCGGCGGGCAGGATTTTTTCAAAAAGCAGCCGTCTCGGCTCGCCTTCTTCCAAGTTCATCAGCTCGGCGATCTCTTTGATTGCTTTGGAATCCAGTGCCGAGAAAAGCGAAAAGAACTCGCTTTCCTTCGGCGGATTTTCGAGATAATACTGTCTTCCGGCGAGCCCTTTGATCAATCGAAGCGCGTCACACCGGCCGACCAGCATGCGGTGCATGATTTTTTCGTGGCTGAAGTCGAGAATGTTCCCGAGGTCCTCGGACGGTCCAAGCTCGGTGACGTGCAGGTCGGCTTTGCGGAATTTTTTGACCACGCCGATGGCATAAGTGCGGATCACGAGGATTTCGCGAAAGCCCTTGCGGTAGAGCATATTGACCGGTAAATTATTATAAAAGCCGCCGTCGATGTAAATTTCCCCGCTGATGGGTTCAAGCTTGAAAACCGGCATATTGGCGCTTGCCATCAGATATTCAATCAATTTTCCCTCGGGGATATCCTCTTTGAAAAGTTCCATCGGTTTTGCCTCGGGCATTTTCACGGTGACCATGCCGAATTCGACCGGTGAGGCGCGCAGTTTCGGCTCGTCGTATATCTCGGTCAGAATCCCGCGGATTTTTGTGGTATCAAGGCCTTTTTTTTCAAAGAGAGTATGCAGGGCCGTACGCATTGGGCCGATCTTTTTGAAATCGAATTTGCGGTATATCAGGTCGTTCAGGATTTCCTCATCAACGTCAAACAGGGCCGAGAGCGAGAGTTTTTCCCACCAGTCGCAGCACCTTTTCCAATCGCCCTGTGCAATCAATCCGCCGTTGAGCGCGCCGATCGAAGAACCCGCGACGCCGCCGAATTCGGCTCCGTTTTCGTAATAGGCGCTGACAGCGCCCATCTGATAAGCGCCTCTTGCACCGCCGCCCTCCAGGATCAATCCTTTTCGCATATTCTCTTGCATATCCTCACCTCTTTGGTCTGAGTTTAGCACATTTTCGGAATTTATACAATAGTTATGGGCATGATTTGATTGTTTCAATTGACATCAGCGCAGTGTATCGGTATAATTTGAACAGATTGGAGGGAATGATATGGAACTCTTTCATCATACACAAAACGGACTGCCTGAATGGCAGGCCAATCCCGGTATATTTTCGATTAACCGGCTTGCACACCGGTCGGATTTTTCGCGCTATTCGAC
It contains:
- a CDS encoding patatin-like phospholipase family protein, with product MQENMRKGLILEGGGARGAYQMGAVSAYYENGAEFGGVAGSSIGALNGGLIAQGDWKRCCDWWEKLSLSALFDVDEEILNDLIYRKFDFKKIGPMRTALHTLFEKKGLDTTKIRGILTEIYDEPKLRASPVEFGMVTVKMPEAKPMELFKEDIPEGKLIEYLMASANMPVFKLEPISGEIYIDGGFYNNLPVNMLYRKGFREILVIRTYAIGVVKKFRKADLHVTELGPSEDLGNILDFSHEKIMHRMLVGRCDALRLIKGLAGRQYYLENPPKESEFFSLFSALDSKAIKEIAELMNLEEGEPRRLLFEKILPAAAREFGLSPSAGYREIALAILERRAKARNIERLQIFSFPDFVRTVKNAPAVSKEDSIAEIIGEHVKRVGPGLSPQAFDLLADSLLKLMQRIKSS